One Microbacterium sp. W4I20 DNA window includes the following coding sequences:
- a CDS encoding bifunctional DNA primase/polymerase: MNTAAFVRTLDGSARGLSTAERALAYAAHGIPVFPCAAGGKRPAVAGGFHAATTDPVLVGRWWTAIPCANIGIPTGAASGLVVVDVDMHGFVDGYEALHRARAEGLVDGWTAAVRTPSDGLHLYYPAASESEQRSWQCARAGIDFRGDGGYIIVPPSSRAIDGRLRRYEILRLASEGVHGCDAERLRDFLDPPRTADQASGGDSAIRSGDVQRLAQWVARRQEGERNHGVFWAACRMAEQRVPPFEALDALTAAGAQAGLTEREVATTVRSAYRSVQGAPARPLSSASSATPHRPSSGTALRALA; this comes from the coding sequence ATGAACACCGCCGCGTTCGTACGAACTCTCGACGGCTCGGCCCGTGGGCTCTCGACCGCTGAGCGTGCCCTCGCTTACGCGGCTCACGGCATCCCCGTGTTCCCGTGCGCGGCGGGCGGGAAGCGCCCCGCGGTGGCTGGAGGATTTCACGCCGCCACCACCGACCCTGTGCTCGTGGGTCGATGGTGGACGGCGATACCCTGCGCGAACATCGGCATCCCGACCGGCGCCGCATCGGGCCTCGTCGTCGTTGACGTTGATATGCACGGCTTTGTCGACGGTTACGAGGCGCTGCATCGCGCGCGGGCTGAAGGTCTCGTGGATGGCTGGACTGCTGCGGTGAGAACCCCGTCGGACGGTCTGCATCTGTATTACCCCGCGGCGAGCGAGTCGGAGCAGCGCTCATGGCAGTGCGCACGAGCGGGTATCGACTTCCGCGGCGACGGCGGTTACATCATCGTTCCGCCGTCAAGTCGAGCGATCGACGGGCGTCTGCGGCGGTATGAGATCCTTCGGCTCGCCAGTGAAGGCGTGCATGGCTGCGACGCGGAGCGACTTCGCGACTTCCTTGATCCTCCCCGCACGGCCGATCAGGCCAGCGGTGGCGACTCGGCGATCCGATCGGGCGATGTGCAGCGTCTCGCCCAGTGGGTCGCTCGGAGGCAGGAAGGCGAACGTAACCACGGGGTCTTCTGGGCGGCTTGCCGCATGGCGGAACAGCGTGTCCCTCCTTTCGAGGCGCTTGATGCGCTGACGGCGGCCGGTGCGCAGGCCGGGCTCACTGAGCGCGAGGTGGCGACGACCGTCCGCTCTGCCTACCGAAGTGTTCAGGGCGCACCGGCCAGGCCGTTATCTTCTGCGTCGTCGGCGACACCACACAGGCCATCAAGCGGCACAGCGTTACGAGCACTGGCATGA
- a CDS encoding ParB N-terminal domain-containing protein — protein MSTDNGHIELERSVDSIRVGRRHRTELGDLASLAASIERDGMLQPITVTPEGILVCGARRLAAIKQLGWLHVKVWVRSGVSGDLGYLLAEQDDNVLHKPLTQLENATLYREIKTLMAEDAARRQEASRFSRDNQPGDDGAANSAAPLEAVGDAREQAAAMIPDGPSHTTLEKINYLQHLVDDETQPESVREGVAAELELIGCGSAVHPSYERARQLVAAAQPGAIGENVAKLAEEALARIEGKRMPKRRPSPSPAARTDGDSPWPVRAFVVSWTELDGWWRHFTVDDLAHQLSDAEVDLFFHVVDATVDFAEQLRAFRNDADSDTKSAARSLRAV, from the coding sequence ATGAGCACCGACAACGGGCACATCGAACTGGAACGGTCGGTCGACTCCATACGGGTCGGGCGACGCCACAGGACGGAGCTCGGCGACCTCGCCTCGCTTGCCGCGTCAATCGAGCGGGACGGCATGCTGCAACCGATCACCGTCACGCCAGAAGGGATACTCGTCTGCGGTGCACGGCGACTGGCCGCGATCAAGCAACTCGGGTGGCTGCACGTCAAAGTGTGGGTGCGTTCGGGCGTCTCGGGAGACCTTGGGTACCTGCTTGCCGAGCAAGACGACAATGTGCTCCACAAGCCGCTCACTCAACTGGAGAACGCGACGCTGTACCGAGAGATCAAGACGCTGATGGCAGAGGATGCCGCTCGCCGCCAGGAAGCGTCGCGCTTCAGCAGAGACAACCAACCCGGAGATGACGGTGCCGCAAATTCTGCGGCACCGTTAGAGGCTGTGGGCGACGCACGCGAGCAGGCCGCTGCGATGATCCCAGATGGCCCCTCCCACACCACGCTCGAGAAGATCAATTACCTCCAGCACCTCGTCGACGATGAGACCCAGCCCGAGTCCGTGCGCGAGGGCGTCGCAGCCGAGCTGGAGCTCATCGGATGCGGGTCAGCCGTGCACCCGAGCTACGAGCGGGCACGCCAACTCGTCGCTGCCGCCCAGCCCGGCGCGATTGGGGAGAACGTGGCGAAACTCGCCGAGGAAGCCCTGGCTCGCATCGAAGGCAAGCGGATGCCCAAGCGACGCCCGTCGCCAAGCCCCGCTGCCCGTACGGACGGCGATAGCCCGTGGCCCGTACGCGCGTTCGTCGTGTCGTGGACGGAGCTCGACGGCTGGTGGCGGCATTTCACCGTCGACGACCTGGCTCATCAGCTCAGCGACGCCGAGGTCGACCTCTTCTTCCACGTCGTTGATGCCACGGTCGACTTCGCTGAGCAGCTCCGAGCATTCCGAAACGATGCCGACTCAGACACCAAGTCGGCGGCACGGAGCCTTCGCGCGGTCTGA
- a CDS encoding helix-turn-helix domain-containing protein, producing MTAVAGTVFIAAGAFWLSFTSLADLAARSGIGDGQAWAWPLIVDGVIVVSTVAVVALADARAAWYPWTLLAGAAAVSVTANSLHAVVAADSDVPGFLAAAVAAVPPVVLLAITHLTVLLIRAPESAIPSKTMPPVSPQERATALRAEGWSNKQIARELDVHPSTVGRWFAGAPIEQERMDAASATSKEASA from the coding sequence ATGACAGCCGTCGCGGGCACGGTATTCATCGCCGCCGGAGCGTTCTGGCTATCGTTCACCTCGCTTGCGGACCTTGCCGCGCGCTCAGGAATCGGCGACGGGCAGGCGTGGGCATGGCCGCTCATCGTCGACGGGGTCATCGTCGTCTCGACTGTCGCCGTCGTCGCCCTCGCCGATGCACGAGCCGCCTGGTATCCATGGACGCTCCTCGCGGGCGCTGCGGCAGTATCAGTGACCGCGAACTCGCTTCATGCCGTCGTCGCCGCCGATTCAGATGTGCCCGGCTTCCTCGCCGCGGCCGTCGCCGCCGTGCCACCCGTGGTCTTGCTTGCGATCACTCATCTGACGGTGCTCCTGATCCGCGCACCTGAATCCGCCATTCCGAGCAAGACAATGCCGCCGGTGTCGCCACAGGAGCGCGCGACGGCGTTGCGGGCAGAGGGCTGGTCGAACAAGCAGATCGCCCGCGAGCTTGACGTTCACCCGTCGACGGTGGGCCGCTGGTTCGCCGGCGCACCTATCGAGCAGGAACGGATGGACGCCGCATCCGCCACATCCAAGGAGGCATCGGCATGA
- a CDS encoding single-stranded DNA-binding protein has translation MSIYTQESVSGFVASEPQLTNSSNGNPRVYFRFGQEHFRREEDGSFTQLETSYHHLVMFGRSAEHTSARFAKGDKFLAEGYQRPVSYEREGQTVEGEEFVAKRIGHDTARTRYDVDRSPRGADRDRADKEQSRAFDARAQPTMSSSPLSR, from the coding sequence ATGTCGATCTACACGCAAGAATCCGTCTCGGGCTTCGTCGCCTCAGAACCGCAGCTGACGAACTCCAGCAACGGGAACCCCCGCGTCTACTTCCGCTTCGGGCAGGAGCACTTCCGTCGCGAAGAGGACGGGAGCTTCACGCAGTTGGAGACGAGCTACCACCACCTCGTCATGTTCGGACGCTCTGCCGAACACACGTCTGCGCGGTTCGCGAAGGGCGACAAATTTCTCGCCGAGGGATACCAGCGGCCCGTGAGCTACGAGCGCGAGGGCCAGACCGTCGAGGGGGAAGAGTTCGTCGCGAAGCGTATCGGCCACGACACCGCGCGCACCCGGTACGACGTCGACCGGTCTCCCCGAGGCGCCGACCGGGACCGCGCTGACAAGGAGCAGAGCCGTGCGTTTGACGCCCGAGCGCAGCCAACCATGAGCAGTTCGCCTCTCAGTCGCTAG
- a CDS encoding sulfate permease produces the protein MIRSIWTVSAFIHAVLQRCAPTNIVLGRIRRRRGLKWGVPAMLLAVPYSIAASLCSAAVGDGASGWLNLIIVLCLWNATKFLVAGPVAVVLLLRVRHQEAVARRASERANAAVELVAA, from the coding sequence ATGATTCGTTCGATCTGGACGGTCAGTGCCTTCATCCATGCTGTCCTGCAGCGATGCGCACCTACGAACATCGTTCTTGGCCGCATCCGGCGTCGCCGCGGACTCAAGTGGGGCGTACCCGCGATGCTCCTCGCGGTGCCGTACTCGATCGCGGCCAGCCTGTGTTCCGCAGCGGTCGGCGACGGCGCCTCCGGGTGGTTGAACCTCATCATCGTGCTGTGCCTGTGGAACGCGACGAAATTCCTCGTGGCGGGACCCGTCGCCGTGGTGCTCCTGCTCCGTGTTCGGCATCAGGAGGCTGTCGCGAGGCGCGCGTCCGAGCGGGCGAACGCAGCTGTCGAGCTTGTCGCGGCTTGA
- a CDS encoding DUF6112 family protein, with protein sequence MNVFPDFAGLGGIGDLKVAIGAVLTIILIVAVLMIIISAIVWAIATSAGNPALAVKARAGVFVALGAAVLAGGGVSWVNWLISVGEQL encoded by the coding sequence ATGAACGTGTTCCCCGACTTCGCTGGGCTCGGCGGTATCGGTGACCTCAAAGTCGCCATCGGTGCTGTGCTCACGATCATCCTGATCGTCGCGGTGCTCATGATCATCATCTCCGCGATCGTCTGGGCGATCGCTACTTCCGCCGGCAACCCCGCGCTTGCGGTGAAAGCGCGCGCCGGGGTCTTCGTCGCGCTTGGCGCAGCGGTGCTCGCTGGCGGGGGTGTGTCCTGGGTGAACTGGCTAATCAGCGTCGGCGAACAGCTCTGA
- a CDS encoding conjugal transfer protein TrbL, whose protein sequence is MSVCDIPVVSTVCDAVGQGAASLVSAPFDWLASTMGQAAGWLIEAMWTVFDSTTLIDVQSSGYLDVYNLLFGIGIFIVLLFFCFQLVLGLIRREPAALSRAALGAAKAVLGSFVVVTLTATALEVVDQLCAGIVQAAGETTATMGDKIALLTAGLTTINIAAPGVGAIITIFLAGLMICAVAIVWFSLLIRKALLLVAVVLAPIAFAGAAWDVARGWIGKWAAFVVALIISKLVLVVVFLIAITQVSTPIEADLASVTEPISGIVLLFIAAFAPYMVYRFISFLGFDLYHAMGSEQEAKNAINRPVPVLSKPQGDGVKKVLDGGSGGGPSTTPPARTAPGATASADTTPSGTVTGASAGAGAGAGAGAGAGAGAAAGPAAALVIGAEVVKGAATTGPKIGQSVGGTAETAAASAEDPRTPAPAASATPVSPSTPHPSAPRADPAPPSRPRPQPSGKE, encoded by the coding sequence ATGAGTGTCTGCGATATCCCCGTCGTCTCCACCGTGTGCGACGCCGTCGGCCAAGGCGCTGCTTCGCTGGTTTCTGCCCCGTTCGATTGGCTCGCTTCCACAATGGGACAAGCTGCCGGATGGCTCATCGAAGCCATGTGGACCGTCTTCGACAGCACCACTCTCATCGACGTCCAATCCTCCGGCTACCTCGACGTCTACAACCTGCTCTTCGGCATCGGCATCTTCATCGTCCTGCTGTTCTTCTGCTTCCAGCTGGTCCTGGGACTCATCCGGCGCGAACCCGCTGCGCTCTCCCGCGCCGCGCTCGGAGCTGCCAAAGCAGTACTCGGTTCCTTCGTTGTCGTCACCCTCACCGCGACTGCGCTGGAGGTCGTCGACCAACTCTGCGCCGGCATCGTCCAGGCCGCAGGGGAAACGACCGCGACCATGGGCGACAAGATCGCGCTCCTGACCGCAGGCCTCACGACGATCAACATCGCGGCTCCCGGCGTCGGCGCGATCATCACGATCTTCCTCGCAGGGCTCATGATCTGCGCGGTCGCCATCGTGTGGTTCTCACTCCTGATTCGCAAAGCCCTGCTGTTGGTGGCCGTCGTGCTCGCGCCCATCGCGTTTGCGGGCGCGGCGTGGGATGTCGCCCGCGGATGGATCGGTAAGTGGGCGGCGTTCGTCGTCGCGCTGATCATCTCGAAGCTCGTACTCGTCGTCGTGTTCCTCATCGCGATCACCCAGGTGTCCACCCCGATCGAGGCAGACCTCGCGTCCGTGACCGAGCCGATCTCGGGCATCGTGCTGCTGTTCATCGCAGCCTTCGCGCCATACATGGTCTACCGGTTCATCTCGTTCCTCGGCTTTGACCTCTACCACGCGATGGGAAGCGAGCAGGAGGCGAAGAATGCCATCAACCGGCCCGTCCCGGTTCTGTCGAAGCCGCAGGGCGATGGTGTCAAGAAAGTCCTCGACGGCGGGTCGGGTGGCGGTCCGAGCACCACTCCTCCGGCGCGCACTGCACCGGGCGCGACGGCGTCGGCTGACACCACCCCCAGCGGCACTGTGACTGGCGCGAGTGCGGGCGCTGGAGCCGGAGCTGGCGCAGGTGCCGGAGCTGGCGCAGGTGCGGCGGCCGGGCCCGCTGCAGCGCTGGTCATTGGCGCCGAAGTCGTCAAAGGCGCCGCGACTACTGGACCGAAGATCGGCCAGAGCGTCGGTGGTACCGCCGAGACAGCTGCGGCGAGCGCGGAAGACCCGCGTACTCCGGCACCTGCAGCGTCCGCGACACCTGTGTCACCTTCCACACCGCACCCCTCGGCCCCGCGCGCAGATCCGGCTCCGCCCAGTCGGCCACGACCGCAGCCTTCCGGGAAGGAATAA
- a CDS encoding DUF6112 family protein: protein MDIDITPNDSGLPGIAQLRTIVGAVMTVGLVLSVLGLIVAAIVWGFGSNSSNPHLASRGKLGVLISCGAAVICGASVTLINFFWNVGQQV from the coding sequence ATGGACATCGACATCACTCCCAACGACTCCGGTCTACCCGGGATCGCGCAGCTACGCACGATCGTCGGTGCCGTCATGACGGTTGGGCTCGTTCTGTCCGTGCTCGGGCTGATCGTCGCCGCGATCGTCTGGGGATTCGGGTCGAACTCGTCGAACCCGCACCTTGCCTCACGAGGCAAGCTCGGCGTGCTCATCTCCTGTGGTGCTGCGGTCATCTGTGGCGCGTCCGTGACGTTGATCAACTTCTTCTGGAACGTCGGACAGCAGGTCTGA
- a CDS encoding type IV secretory system conjugative DNA transfer family protein yields the protein MNTPHAPSRGFVDELTNPLMIGLVALFSVAAVLRGAGSVAAALSGVEQPRAGIGGGVNVLFDPADPAAALEAPELNAVAFWVVAAFMLVLLGAAIGWAWVMLRRHSHSNDIDPRRLQGTASAREVASSASTKALLRRAATMRPSLECPKPEDVGYLFGRSHGRQIWASVEDSILLIGPPRSGKGLHIVIPAILDAPGAVVTTSTRPDNLTVTLRARKRIGPVAVFDPEHLAEGIPAGLRWSPIRGCGDPLTAMIRAAGLAAATELSSGGVQGGGFWEGKTRIALQTLLHAAALDQRSPTELFRWTLDPAAAAEAVAILSGSPRAATGWAESLEAMLDADPRTRDSIWQGVSLALAALADPRVLDAVSPSENEHFDPEQFILNRGTLYLLATGAGAGNSAALVAAFIEDLVETARRMAARSPGARLDPPLLLALDEVGNLAPLPSLPTLMAEGGGTGITTMPVLQSLAQARDKWSENQAAAIWDASIAKIILGGASNSRDLQDLSTLIGERDEFTDSVTFGDYGSRSNQRSVRRVPILPPDRIRTLSFGTGIILLRSAPPIVTDLRPWPKRADGEKIRLDRSAVEALLKGPTTNQAGPESGAHLPDAVTEQTRPPNQTGS from the coding sequence ATGAATACCCCGCACGCTCCAAGCCGGGGCTTCGTTGACGAACTCACCAATCCGTTGATGATCGGTCTCGTCGCGTTGTTCAGCGTCGCCGCGGTCCTTCGTGGCGCGGGGTCCGTGGCTGCTGCGCTCTCTGGGGTGGAGCAACCACGGGCCGGGATCGGTGGTGGCGTCAATGTGTTGTTCGATCCTGCTGACCCCGCCGCGGCGCTCGAAGCGCCTGAGCTCAACGCCGTCGCCTTCTGGGTCGTCGCAGCATTCATGCTCGTACTGCTCGGCGCCGCAATCGGGTGGGCGTGGGTGATGCTACGGCGCCACTCGCACTCCAACGACATTGACCCGCGTCGGCTCCAGGGCACCGCGAGTGCGCGTGAGGTCGCGTCCAGCGCGTCGACCAAGGCGCTCCTTCGCCGCGCTGCCACAATGCGCCCGTCACTGGAGTGCCCTAAGCCCGAGGACGTTGGCTATCTGTTCGGGCGATCACACGGAAGGCAGATCTGGGCCAGCGTCGAAGACTCGATCCTGCTCATCGGACCGCCGCGCTCCGGCAAGGGCCTGCATATCGTGATCCCAGCGATCCTTGATGCGCCCGGAGCAGTCGTTACGACCTCAACCAGACCCGACAACCTCACCGTCACTCTTAGGGCGCGCAAGCGGATCGGCCCTGTCGCAGTTTTCGACCCTGAGCATCTGGCCGAGGGTATCCCCGCTGGGCTGCGATGGTCACCCATCCGCGGGTGCGGGGATCCGCTCACGGCGATGATCCGCGCGGCCGGCCTCGCCGCTGCGACCGAGCTGTCCTCGGGGGGTGTGCAAGGCGGTGGGTTCTGGGAGGGCAAGACACGCATCGCCCTCCAGACGCTCCTGCACGCCGCGGCACTCGATCAGCGAAGTCCGACCGAACTCTTCCGCTGGACCCTCGACCCCGCCGCGGCAGCCGAGGCCGTAGCGATCCTGTCTGGCTCGCCGCGCGCCGCGACAGGATGGGCCGAATCGCTGGAGGCGATGCTAGACGCCGATCCGCGCACGCGTGACAGCATCTGGCAAGGCGTATCCCTTGCTCTTGCCGCACTGGCCGACCCCAGAGTGCTGGATGCCGTCAGCCCGTCCGAAAACGAACACTTCGACCCAGAGCAATTCATCCTCAACCGCGGCACGCTTTATTTGCTCGCGACCGGAGCTGGCGCCGGAAACAGCGCTGCCCTCGTCGCTGCTTTCATCGAAGACCTCGTCGAAACCGCGCGTCGGATGGCGGCACGATCACCCGGCGCACGCCTTGATCCACCGCTGTTGCTCGCACTCGATGAGGTCGGGAACCTCGCTCCCCTGCCGTCGCTCCCCACGCTCATGGCGGAAGGTGGCGGCACCGGCATCACGACGATGCCCGTGCTCCAGTCTCTCGCCCAAGCGAGAGACAAGTGGTCGGAGAACCAGGCAGCTGCGATCTGGGACGCCAGCATCGCGAAGATCATTCTTGGCGGCGCTTCCAACTCTCGTGACCTCCAGGACCTATCCACGCTCATCGGCGAGCGGGACGAGTTCACCGATTCCGTCACTTTCGGCGACTACGGCTCACGATCCAACCAGCGCTCCGTTCGCCGCGTCCCGATCCTGCCGCCAGATCGCATCCGCACGCTCTCGTTCGGTACTGGCATCATCCTGCTGCGATCGGCGCCGCCGATCGTCACAGACCTGCGTCCATGGCCGAAGCGCGCTGACGGCGAGAAGATCCGGCTCGATCGCTCGGCCGTGGAAGCACTCCTGAAGGGCCCCACGACGAATCAGGCCGGTCCGGAGAGCGGCGCGCACCTGCCTGATGCAGTGACCGAGCAAACCCGGCCACCCAACCAGACAGGGAGCTGA
- a CDS encoding SCO6880 family protein: MPNDLDNRPAGDLVPVKFSRLTRRGVLLGLSLSQLIALGIGIGTLVWAFYAGGGMLIAFSAPIWVAAASVAWIRIAGRAIVEWIPVVFWWMWKTTGGQLLYRRRVVKPRPAGSLALPGDMSRLREYDDPATGAGMVHDPTAATLTAITSVSHPAFVLLDPGEQERRVSSWGLVLATVCRSGRISMLQVLERTLPESGTGLAEWWASHGTADASWASTTYAELIERAGPAGERHATTLSLSLDLRAASRQIRTAGGGIRGAAAVLRQEMSTLVAALRSADLSPSSWLSCGDIAVVLRSAYDPAVAATLERHGELGHSLATAGPVAVNESWSKLRTDSAFHAVLWISEWPRSMVYPGFLAPLMLSTGIQRSFSLLCTPMRSDQAARDIRKKKTEYISDAAQRQRIGQIEDASQTAEFQDVLQQEADLTAGHGVLRYTGLISVSARTADDLDAAVAAVEQAAIQASCETRLLVGQQAQSFTAAALPLCRVV; the protein is encoded by the coding sequence ATGCCAAATGATCTCGACAACCGACCCGCCGGAGACCTCGTCCCGGTCAAGTTCTCCCGATTGACCCGCCGGGGTGTCCTCTTGGGCCTGTCGCTCTCGCAGCTGATCGCGCTCGGAATCGGCATCGGCACGCTCGTGTGGGCGTTCTACGCAGGAGGCGGCATGCTCATCGCCTTTTCCGCCCCGATCTGGGTCGCCGCTGCCTCGGTGGCATGGATCCGTATCGCCGGGCGCGCGATCGTCGAGTGGATCCCCGTCGTCTTCTGGTGGATGTGGAAGACCACAGGCGGGCAGCTGCTCTATCGTCGACGCGTCGTGAAGCCGCGCCCCGCCGGATCGCTCGCGCTTCCCGGCGACATGTCGCGATTGCGTGAGTACGATGATCCCGCCACCGGTGCCGGGATGGTGCATGACCCGACCGCCGCGACGCTCACGGCGATCACCTCCGTCTCGCATCCTGCTTTCGTGCTCCTCGACCCCGGTGAGCAGGAACGCCGAGTCAGTTCTTGGGGACTTGTGCTTGCGACTGTATGCCGATCAGGCCGCATTTCGATGCTCCAAGTGCTGGAGCGCACCCTGCCCGAATCCGGCACGGGGCTCGCCGAATGGTGGGCCTCGCATGGCACGGCAGACGCATCGTGGGCCTCGACTACGTATGCCGAGCTGATCGAACGAGCAGGGCCAGCCGGAGAACGTCACGCCACGACGCTTTCTCTGTCGCTTGACCTGCGCGCAGCGTCACGACAGATTCGCACGGCCGGAGGAGGCATCCGTGGCGCCGCGGCCGTGCTTCGCCAGGAGATGTCCACGCTGGTGGCCGCGCTACGCTCGGCCGACCTCTCGCCGTCTTCATGGCTCTCGTGCGGAGACATCGCGGTGGTTCTGCGCTCGGCGTACGACCCTGCGGTCGCAGCGACACTCGAACGTCACGGTGAACTCGGACATTCGCTCGCGACCGCGGGACCGGTCGCGGTGAACGAGTCGTGGTCGAAGCTTCGCACCGACTCGGCGTTCCACGCTGTGCTGTGGATCTCAGAATGGCCGAGGTCGATGGTGTACCCGGGGTTCCTCGCACCGCTGATGCTATCGACGGGGATCCAGCGGTCGTTCTCACTGCTGTGCACGCCGATGCGCTCTGATCAGGCAGCGCGCGACATCCGAAAGAAGAAGACCGAGTACATCTCCGACGCCGCTCAGCGCCAGCGGATCGGCCAGATCGAGGATGCATCGCAGACGGCGGAGTTCCAGGATGTCTTGCAGCAAGAAGCAGATCTCACCGCCGGTCACGGCGTGCTTCGCTACACGGGGCTCATCTCGGTCTCAGCACGCACCGCGGATGACCTTGACGCCGCGGTTGCCGCGGTCGAGCAGGCTGCGATCCAGGCTTCTTGCGAGACGCGGCTCCTCGTCGGCCAACAGGCCCAGTCCTTCACTGCCGCGGCGCTGCCGCTTTGCCGTGTTGTGTGA
- a CDS encoding ATP-binding protein → MNRHDAERLHTSVLISPATEKRRLRKTRRQAAAKMQTDQQHAERQEAREKHVAELIEQRATKYLPAAGELGIAQLRSPGRFRLPRHQDTSATLASAYPFLAEGGLGPDGVFVGQDLYSGGSFVYDPWVLYARGIITAPNVVLAGIVGSGKSSLAKSLYTRSLPFGRRVYVPGDPKGEHTAVAEAVGGQAIVLGHGLTTRLNPLDEGYRPVGMSDVSWASTVASRRRDLIGALAETVLTRQLTPLEHTAIDTALTEVVRSNGIPVLPMIVEHILNPTSHADPDGRLAKDGRLVGHALRRLVAGDLAGLFDGPSTVAFDPTLPMISLDLSRVTENSTLTSVLMTCSSAWMESALLDPSGGQRWCIYDEAWRLMSHPALLRRMDAHWRLARHYGIANMLIFHKLTDLENVGDQGSAMRALANSLLANAETRIIYRQESDQLGSTARALGLTGTEQKLLPGLGVGQGLWRIKDRSFVCQHQLHPAELELFDTTARMTG, encoded by the coding sequence GTGAACCGGCATGATGCCGAAAGACTCCACACCTCGGTACTCATTTCTCCAGCTACTGAGAAACGTCGCCTGCGAAAGACGCGTCGACAGGCCGCCGCGAAAATGCAGACTGATCAGCAGCACGCTGAACGCCAAGAAGCCCGGGAGAAGCACGTCGCCGAGCTGATCGAACAGCGGGCCACCAAATATCTCCCTGCCGCCGGTGAGCTTGGCATCGCGCAGCTCCGATCGCCGGGGAGGTTCCGCTTGCCCCGGCATCAGGACACGTCAGCGACCCTCGCTAGTGCTTATCCATTTCTTGCCGAAGGTGGGCTCGGACCAGACGGAGTCTTCGTGGGACAGGATCTGTACTCGGGTGGATCCTTCGTCTACGACCCATGGGTGCTGTACGCCCGCGGCATAATCACCGCTCCGAACGTTGTGCTCGCGGGCATCGTCGGATCTGGCAAGTCCAGCCTGGCCAAGAGCCTCTACACGAGATCACTTCCGTTCGGGCGCCGCGTCTATGTGCCCGGCGATCCGAAGGGCGAACACACTGCTGTCGCCGAGGCCGTGGGCGGACAGGCCATCGTGCTCGGGCACGGGCTCACGACGCGCCTGAATCCACTTGACGAGGGATACCGGCCCGTAGGCATGAGCGACGTGAGCTGGGCGTCCACGGTTGCTTCCCGTCGCCGGGACTTGATCGGAGCGCTCGCGGAGACGGTGCTCACTCGACAGCTCACGCCGCTGGAACACACTGCGATCGATACCGCGCTGACCGAGGTCGTGCGCAGCAACGGCATCCCGGTCCTGCCGATGATTGTCGAACACATCCTCAATCCGACCTCGCATGCCGACCCCGACGGACGGCTCGCCAAAGACGGGCGACTTGTCGGTCACGCTCTCCGACGCCTGGTCGCCGGTGACCTCGCCGGGCTATTCGACGGCCCTTCGACCGTGGCCTTCGATCCGACCCTGCCGATGATCTCGCTCGATCTGTCGCGAGTGACGGAGAACTCGACGCTGACCTCGGTACTCATGACCTGCTCCTCCGCATGGATGGAGTCCGCCCTGCTCGATCCCAGCGGAGGCCAGCGCTGGTGCATCTACGACGAAGCCTGGCGCCTCATGTCTCACCCGGCGCTGCTACGGCGCATGGACGCACACTGGCGACTCGCACGCCACTACGGGATCGCGAACATGCTGATCTTCCACAAACTGACCGACTTGGAGAACGTCGGCGATCAAGGCTCGGCGATGCGCGCCCTCGCGAACAGCTTGTTGGCCAATGCCGAGACGAGGATCATTTACCGGCAGGAATCTGACCAGCTCGGCAGCACCGCGAGAGCACTCGGGCTCACGGGCACCGAGCAGAAGTTGCTTCCGGGCCTCGGGGTCGGCCAGGGGCTGTGGCGCATCAAGGACCGCTCCTTCGTGTGCCAGCACCAGCTCCATCCAGCCGAGCTGGAACTCTTCGATACAACCGCGCGCATGACCGGCTGA